The sequence AAAGAACCGACAGAAGCAGACACCGATTTTGATGTTGATGATGTTCGTTATTCTGTTATTACATACGCTGCTTCTCCAAAAGCAAATGCTATGGGACCGTCTGTAGTTGATCCAAGAAGTGGAGAAATACTTGAAGCTGATATTATATGGTGGCACAATGTGATGACTTCTTTACATAGTTGGATGCGTATTCAAACTGGACCAATTGATACAAAAGCAAGAGGTAATAAATTTAGTGATGAACATATGGGTGAAGCCATTCGGTTTGTTTCATCACATGAAGTCGGACACACTTTTGGATTAAAACACAATATGGGTTCTTCATTTGCGTTTGAGGTAGACTCTTTACGTTCTAAAGATTTCACAGAAAAAATGGGCGGAACAGCTCCTTCAATCATGGATTATGCACGTTATAACTATGTTGCACAACCTGAAGACAGCATAACAGCAATAACTCCTAAAATTGGAGAGTATGACAAATATGCTATTGATTGGGGATATAGATGGTATCCAAATGAAACAGTAGAAAAAGAAAAATTAAATGCATTAATTGCTAAACATCAAAATGATCCTATTTATTTTTATGGAGAACAACAAGATGGTGGCGCTATAATTGACCCTCGCTCTCAATCAGAAGATTTAGGAAACGATGCCGTTAAAGCAAGTGAATATGGGTTAAAAAATCTTAAAAGAGTTGTTGAAAACATCTTAACTTGGACGTATGACAAAGATGAGCCATATTATCAAACTGGCAAACTATATATCGGAACTATTGGTCAATGGCAATTATATAACCGTCATGTTCTAAATAACATCGGTGGAATATATTTAAACACAACAGTACATGGTGATGACAAAGCAAGTTATATTCCGGTTCCAGCCGCAATGCAAAGAAAAGCAACAGATTACTTATTAAAAAATGTAATTACAATTCCAGAATGGTTATTCTTTAACTCTATTCTTGACAAAACAAATCCATTAAAAGACTCTCCTGTTGGTCCATATGAATACACTCCTTATACCTTATCTAGAGAATTACAATATGGTATTTTATATGATTTATTCAGAGATGAACGTTTATTAAGAATGATTGAAAATGAATTGTATCAACGTAATAACAATAAAGAAAAACTATTTACTGTAGGCAACCTTTTTGAAAAAGTTCATCAACATGCTTTTAACGGAACTATTCAAAATAAATCATTGTCAATTTTGGAACGTATGACACAAAAAAATTATGTAGATGTATTAATTGTTTCTATAAACAAACTATTTGAAAAAACAGATTCTAAAAAAACACTTCAATTTACAAAAACATTAAATATGCCATCATTATGTAATCATATTCATGAAGACAAAATGATTAGAAATATAAATCAATCTTCTTTAAAAAGAGTGACAGAAGTAACATCTGAGAAAAAAGGAGAATTAAATAAAATTTTACGATTATTACAATTAAAGAAGAATACAGGTAATCAAGAAACTAGAAATCATTATGCAGATTTAATCAATCGTATTAACAAAGCACTTAACAACTCGCTATTAACTAACTAATAAAAAATGAAGAAACTATTTTTTTTAATGACTATCATACTCTCTTATGCTAGTCATGCGCAAGAAACTAGAACGATTACTGGACAAGTAATTGATTCCGAAGATAGACTACCTATTCCTGGAGTTTCTGTTTATGTGGAAAAACAGTCTATCTCTAATGAAACGGAACAAAGTGGAATTATTCAAAGTACTAGTGTAGGAACAATTACTGATATGGATGGATACTTCAAATTAGAAATAAATAAGGAAGTAAAAAGTTTACGTGTTAGCTTCATGGGATACCAATCCTATTTAATTGATTTATCTTCTCAAAACAATTATAATATTGCTTTAAAAGTAGATTTAAATGAATTACAAGAAATTGTAGTAACAGGTTATCAGAAAATAGAAAAGCGAAAACTTACTTCTGCTTTAACTAAAGTAGATATGGAAGATATTCAACAAGCTGGTGTTGCAAGTGTAGATCAATTGTTAGCTGGACAAGTGGCTGGTGTTGCCATCACTCCAGGAAATGGAGCTCCAGGTGGTGCAGCAAAAATTAGAATTAGAGGTACAGCTTCTCTATCTGGTCCGCAAGATCCACTTTGGGTATTAGATGGTCTTCCATTAGAAGGAAATGATGTTCCAAACTTTAATGATAAAGACAATATTGATCAATTAAACAACTTCTCTATTGCAGGATTAAATCCTGATGACATAAAAGATATTACAATTTTAAAAGATGCTGCTGCAACAGCTATTTATGGTGCAAGAGCAGCAAATGGTGTAATTGTAATTACAACTAAAAAAGGAAGAAAAGGGAAAATGTCCGTAAATTTTACTGCAAACACATTTGTAACTCAAAAACCAGATTTTTCGAAGTTAAATTTAATGAATGCTAATCAAAAAGTTGATTTCGAATTAGCGTTAGCTGGGCGTTCTGATTTAACATTCAGAGATGATAAGGGTGAGATTTCTCGTATTTTAAATGGTTCAGGAGAATTAGATGCATATAGAACAGGTGGTTTTTCTGCTTTAACTCCTGGAACACAACAAGCTATTAATACTCTACGTAATAATCAAACAGATTGGGGTAATTTATTATATAGAACTGCCGTTAATAAACAATATGGTTTAAGCTTATCAGGTGGTGGTGAAAAATCAGACTATTACTTTTCGTTAGGTTATTATGATGAAAAAGGAACAACTATAGGAACTGGTTTTGAAAGATATAATATCACTTTAAAAAACAATTACGAATTATCAGATAGATTCAAAGTAGGTATTGGCCTATTTGGAAGCCAAAGTAAAAACTCTTCTTATATTTCAGACAGTGACGCTTTTACCAATCCTGCAAATTATTCAAGAAATGCAAACCCATACCTTTCTCCAAAAGACGAAAATGGCAACTATATATATGATCAGGACATTCAAGGTTATTCAGATCGTTATGTTCCTTTTAACTTCTTAGAAGAAAGAGAAAACACTTCTTATGAATTAAAAACAAGAGCAATAAAAGCAATTTTTGATTTAGAATACAAAGTTATTAAGGACTTAAAACTAACTTCTCAAATCGGCTTACAGATGGATAATTCTGGAACAGAAAAATATGCTGGAAAAGAAACTTATTTCTCACGTAAAGAAAAAGAAAAAACAAGACGATACAGCAATGGGAGCTACTATTACTTTCTACCAGAAGGTGGTATTATCCAAAACTGGAACACTGATTTTTTCCAATACAACATAAAAACACAATTGATGTACAACAAAATCATCAATGAAAAACACGAGTTAGATTTCCTTATTGGTAATGAATTAAGAAGAAATTACAACACTAACATTTACTCTAGAGGTTTTGGTTACGATCGCCAAACAGGTACGACTAGTCAAATTGTTTTTCCTAATCAAGAAATAGCTAATAGTAATGAATATAGAACCTATAATCGAACTAAAAACGAAAATGCATTTGCATCAATGTATGCAACAGCATCCTACACTTACAATAGAAAATATACTGTATTTGGAAGTGTAAGATATGATGGTTCAGATTTATTTGGAGTAGATCCTAAATATAAATATTTACCATTATGGTCTATTTCAGGATCATGGTTTGCTTCAGAAGAAGATTTTATAAAAAACAATATAAAAGCTATTAGTAATTTAAGATTTCGTGCTTCATATGGTTTACAAGGAAATATTGACAAAGGAACATCTCCTTTTGTTGTAGGAAATTATGGAACTGCTAATATATTACCCGGACAATCTGAAACAACAATTGTAGTAACAAGTCCTCCAAATAACAAATTACGTTGGGAAAAAACAGAAAATGTAAACTTTGGTTTAGATTTAGGTGTTTTAAAAAACCGTATTAATGTAGCAGCAGATTTATATGGAAGAAGAAGTACTGATTTATTAGGTATTCGTGCTTTACCTCTTGAAAACGGATTTGAATATACAAATATGAACTGGGCTCAAGTTACTAATAAAGGATACGAAATCTCAGTATCAACTAAAAACATAGATAATCCAAACTTTAAATGGTCAACTAACTTCAATTTTGCTCATAACAAAAGTAATATTGATCGTATAGAAGTAAGAGCAAACAGTTATCTTCCTTCAGGAGAAGGCTACCCTGTTAATGCTGTTTTTGCATTAAAAACAGCTGGAATTGATGAAAATGGATATCCTCAATTTTTGAACAATAATGGAGAAGTTGTAAATGCTGTAGACTTCTTCCAATTATATGATCCTTATGCTGTAATTTTCCCTGGTGAAATTTCTCAATCAAGATTAACTGAAAACGCTGAAAATTTTAGAAGCTTATTCACTTATGTAGGAGATAGAGATCCTAAATTTACAGGAGGTTTCATTAACACTTTTAAAATTAAGAACTTTGATGTAACTATTTCAACTACATTTAATTTAAAACAAACAGTTGTTAAAACGCCTCCATACAATGGAACACAAGTAGATAGAGGCCAGAACTATACTACTGATATTTTAGACGCTTGGTCTCCATCTAATCCTAATTCTAATTTACCTGGAATTGTAGGTGCAAATTCAGGAACGGGTGATTCATGGATGGCGTATCAATGGTTTGCAAACGGTTCTCCTGTTAACACCTATGCTCTTTTAGACACTTGGGTTGATGAAATGAGCTATATGAGACTTAGTAGTATTCGTTTAGGTTACACATTACCAAAATCTGTAACAGATAAAATGAAAATTCAAAATGTAAGATTTAATGTGGAAGGAAGAAATCTTTTCGTTGTTAGTTCTAACTATAAAGGCTATTTTGATCCAGAAACATATGGTAACATTTATGCACAACCAATTCCTAGATCTATAACATTAGGCTTAAACTTAACTTTTTAAAAATTGAGGATTATGAAAAACATATCAAAATATATAATTCTATTTACAATTGTAATTGGAATGAATAGTTGCAATGACTATCTAGATATTAAACCAGAAGGAAAAGTAATCCCTGAAACATTAGAAGATTTTCGTGCCGTATTAACTACTGGATACAGTGCTTTTCCTAGACATAAATCATTAGCTACTTTAAGAGCAGATGAACTTATTCTAAATGAATTTGA is a genomic window of Flavobacterium jumunjinense containing:
- a CDS encoding SusC/RagA family TonB-linked outer membrane protein produces the protein MKKLFFLMTIILSYASHAQETRTITGQVIDSEDRLPIPGVSVYVEKQSISNETEQSGIIQSTSVGTITDMDGYFKLEINKEVKSLRVSFMGYQSYLIDLSSQNNYNIALKVDLNELQEIVVTGYQKIEKRKLTSALTKVDMEDIQQAGVASVDQLLAGQVAGVAITPGNGAPGGAAKIRIRGTASLSGPQDPLWVLDGLPLEGNDVPNFNDKDNIDQLNNFSIAGLNPDDIKDITILKDAAATAIYGARAANGVIVITTKKGRKGKMSVNFTANTFVTQKPDFSKLNLMNANQKVDFELALAGRSDLTFRDDKGEISRILNGSGELDAYRTGGFSALTPGTQQAINTLRNNQTDWGNLLYRTAVNKQYGLSLSGGGEKSDYYFSLGYYDEKGTTIGTGFERYNITLKNNYELSDRFKVGIGLFGSQSKNSSYISDSDAFTNPANYSRNANPYLSPKDENGNYIYDQDIQGYSDRYVPFNFLEERENTSYELKTRAIKAIFDLEYKVIKDLKLTSQIGLQMDNSGTEKYAGKETYFSRKEKEKTRRYSNGSYYYFLPEGGIIQNWNTDFFQYNIKTQLMYNKIINEKHELDFLIGNELRRNYNTNIYSRGFGYDRQTGTTSQIVFPNQEIANSNEYRTYNRTKNENAFASMYATASYTYNRKYTVFGSVRYDGSDLFGVDPKYKYLPLWSISGSWFASEEDFIKNNIKAISNLRFRASYGLQGNIDKGTSPFVVGNYGTANILPGQSETTIVVTSPPNNKLRWEKTENVNFGLDLGVLKNRINVAADLYGRRSTDLLGIRALPLENGFEYTNMNWAQVTNKGYEISVSTKNIDNPNFKWSTNFNFAHNKSNIDRIEVRANSYLPSGEGYPVNAVFALKTAGIDENGYPQFLNNNGEVVNAVDFFQLYDPYAVIFPGEISQSRLTENAENFRSLFTYVGDRDPKFTGGFINTFKIKNFDVTISTTFNLKQTVVKTPPYNGTQVDRGQNYTTDILDAWSPSNPNSNLPGIVGANSGTGDSWMAYQWFANGSPVNTYALLDTWVDEMSYMRLSSIRLGYTLPKSVTDKMKIQNVRFNVEGRNLFVVSSNYKGYFDPETYGNIYAQPIPRSITLGLNLTF
- a CDS encoding zinc-dependent metalloprotease, with the translated sequence MRQKAFVSNAKYVLILLFLLSNISAFSQKRKQKNTKSETTKDTTVTKTKGYAELIKKGTFKKGLFNTIQVKTDIYFEIPDSLMGREFLVVNKLSQVPMQVNEAGLNKGMNYENKVITFYKDTIAKKVWVKSYLPKVSSPENDAITESVKNNFSESIIEFFDIETKNNDSTSVVIKVNKIFDGKQKSFNDILSNIGFGGSVKSDLSYIENVKTFPNNVIVKSQLTTSISEGGPVLFVTLGVTSNIVLLDKVPMKPRFSDKRIGYFTEKHWYFNDTQHAMVEKELITRWRLEPKKEDEDKYLKGELVEPKKPIVYYIDPSTPKQWRQYIIDGVHDWQVAFEKAGFKNAIIAKEPTEADTDFDVDDVRYSVITYAASPKANAMGPSVVDPRSGEILEADIIWWHNVMTSLHSWMRIQTGPIDTKARGNKFSDEHMGEAIRFVSSHEVGHTFGLKHNMGSSFAFEVDSLRSKDFTEKMGGTAPSIMDYARYNYVAQPEDSITAITPKIGEYDKYAIDWGYRWYPNETVEKEKLNALIAKHQNDPIYFYGEQQDGGAIIDPRSQSEDLGNDAVKASEYGLKNLKRVVENILTWTYDKDEPYYQTGKLYIGTIGQWQLYNRHVLNNIGGIYLNTTVHGDDKASYIPVPAAMQRKATDYLLKNVITIPEWLFFNSILDKTNPLKDSPVGPYEYTPYTLSRELQYGILYDLFRDERLLRMIENELYQRNNNKEKLFTVGNLFEKVHQHAFNGTIQNKSLSILERMTQKNYVDVLIVSINKLFEKTDSKKTLQFTKTLNMPSLCNHIHEDKMIRNINQSSLKRVTEVTSEKKGELNKILRLLQLKKNTGNQETRNHYADLINRINKALNNSLLTN